Proteins from one Myxococcales bacterium genomic window:
- a CDS encoding PE-PGRS family protein: MVLSVGVGTLAFGGCAGGGDADTSPAGGKSGTGGKDGGTGGATGGSGGATGGSGGATGGSGGAGGAAGGGGAAGGGGQAGNDAGTDGSAGTGGGTDGGTDGGACATGCPKDFHDIDKNPLTGTCGCEYSCTKDPTNPNADPIDDNYVDSNCDGGDGLVEQCVYVSAATGDDTNGDGTRNKPMKTIAAGISKAKTNSVAAVCLSGDNYNEAVIVQSGISIYGGFDENDPNFKFKRSSKVTTKVSATGTVFFAGKIDVETHIEGINIEALKPSGFGQSTYGVRLDSNSTAGTLYVRYNKIDAASGTDGDGGGNGTPPSSPTAPDGAKGEDGCSGCSSNGGGGPKNVACVEYGGKGGDGGQGDSPGDKGDDGSANATGGDGGKSAQQCFSVSSSGKQGSDGANGTTQGTPGTGGPAIGGVSSGGYTPANGTDGTLGANGKGAGGGGGGGGGSPTIVIGVCKSDKGGGGGAGGCGGVGGNGGKGGGGGGGSFGVFVASGKAVITGNDIGTGNGGNAGKGGNGASGQNGGSNGPAGAGKDDSGNGGPGGKGGNGAAGGPGGGGGGGPAACVAYASGNAANVSVTHKVCVPGAAGLGNSGGSNPQGGVGGPGLGGTAKATLTI, from the coding sequence ATGGTGCTCTCCGTAGGAGTCGGCACGTTGGCTTTCGGCGGTTGCGCAGGCGGCGGCGACGCGGACACTTCGCCAGCGGGTGGCAAGTCGGGTACCGGTGGCAAAGACGGCGGCACGGGCGGCGCGACCGGCGGCAGCGGTGGAGCAACCGGTGGCAGCGGCGGCGCGACCGGCGGTAGCGGCGGCGCAGGCGGAGCGGCGGGCGGTGGTGGTGCGGCAGGCGGCGGTGGCCAGGCGGGCAACGACGCGGGCACCGACGGCAGCGCCGGCACCGGCGGTGGCACCGACGGCGGCACCGACGGCGGCGCGTGTGCGACCGGCTGCCCGAAGGACTTCCACGACATCGACAAGAATCCCCTGACCGGCACCTGCGGTTGTGAGTACTCGTGCACAAAAGACCCCACCAACCCCAACGCCGACCCAATCGACGACAACTACGTCGACTCGAACTGCGACGGCGGGGACGGGCTCGTCGAGCAGTGTGTGTACGTCTCGGCCGCAACGGGCGACGACACCAACGGCGACGGCACCCGCAACAAACCGATGAAGACCATCGCTGCCGGCATCAGCAAGGCCAAGACGAACAGCGTCGCGGCGGTGTGCCTCTCGGGTGACAACTACAACGAGGCCGTGATCGTCCAGAGCGGCATCAGCATCTACGGCGGCTTCGACGAGAACGACCCCAACTTCAAGTTCAAGCGCTCGTCCAAGGTCACGACCAAGGTCAGCGCGACTGGCACCGTGTTCTTCGCCGGGAAGATCGACGTCGAGACTCACATCGAAGGCATCAACATCGAGGCGCTCAAGCCGAGCGGTTTCGGCCAGAGCACCTACGGCGTGCGCCTGGACAGCAACTCGACCGCGGGCACACTCTACGTGCGCTACAACAAGATTGACGCTGCGTCCGGCACGGACGGCGACGGCGGAGGCAACGGCACACCGCCCTCGAGCCCGACGGCCCCGGACGGCGCGAAGGGCGAAGACGGTTGCAGCGGTTGCTCCAGCAACGGCGGCGGCGGACCGAAGAACGTTGCTTGCGTCGAGTACGGCGGCAAGGGCGGCGATGGAGGCCAGGGCGACTCCCCCGGTGACAAAGGCGACGACGGTAGCGCCAACGCCACCGGCGGTGACGGCGGCAAGTCGGCACAACAGTGTTTCAGCGTGAGCTCGTCGGGCAAACAAGGCAGCGACGGCGCCAACGGAACGACTCAGGGCACACCGGGCACCGGCGGTCCCGCAATCGGCGGCGTGTCGAGCGGTGGTTACACGCCCGCGAACGGTACCGACGGCACGCTCGGCGCCAACGGCAAGGGCGCCGGCGGCGGCGGCGGCGGCGGCGGCGGCAGCCCGACCATCGTCATTGGCGTCTGCAAGTCCGACAAGGGTGGCGGCGGTGGCGCCGGTGGCTGCGGCGGCGTCGGCGGCAACGGTGGCAAGGGCGGCGGCGGCGGCGGCGGCAGCTTCGGTGTGTTCGTGGCATCGGGTAAGGCCGTCATCACCGGCAACGACATCGGCACCGGCAACGGTGGCAACGCCGGCAAGGGTGGCAACGGCGCGTCGGGACAGAACGGCGGCAGCAACGGACCCGCCGGAGCCGGCAAGGACGACAGCGGCAACGGGGGTCCCGGCGGCAAGGGCGGCAACGGCGCGGCCGGCGGTCCCGGCGGCGGCGGCGGCGGCGGGCCGGCGGCGTGCGTGGCTTACGCCTCGGGCAACGCGGCCAACGTGTCCGTGACCCACAAGGTCTGTGTTCCGGGCGCGGCGGGCCTCGGCAACTCCGGCGGCTCCAACCCGCAAGGCGGCGTGGGCGGACCGGGCCTCGGTGGCACGGCGAAGGCGACGCTCACGATCTGA
- a CDS encoding VWA domain-containing protein translates to MSPIARCVTVASLGGLLAAFAACGSEADEAPGSGGAGAGGAGGITGIGSSGGTGGDLDTGLADAIDPDGGCFYTTEQGQSTPLHLFIAFDKSSSMSGFQWDAAKAGLIAFVKDPTSAGVDVGLKFFPRKPDSVEVCSQQAYMAPDAPFGLLPGNATAIEAAITSEVPNGLSTPTYPALGGAILKSIELAQNNPGHTAAVLLVTDGLPAGPAASCQGVDPTSTQEISNLAAKGATFSSPVLTYVIGLPGVDQTFANAVALAGGSTSAILVSNTNVQKEFQDALAKVRGQALPCEYEVPEKVQKGEIAYNKVNAVFTHGSGSAEKLLQTADCAKGGGWYYSSTTPKKIILCPTVCAQAKADYLAKIEIQLGCQTDIVK, encoded by the coding sequence ATGAGCCCAATTGCACGTTGCGTTACGGTCGCTTCGCTCGGCGGACTTCTCGCGGCATTCGCCGCCTGCGGGTCCGAGGCGGACGAGGCCCCCGGCTCGGGTGGGGCCGGCGCCGGCGGGGCCGGAGGCATCACCGGTATTGGCTCGAGCGGTGGGACTGGCGGTGACCTCGACACCGGACTTGCCGACGCGATCGATCCGGACGGTGGTTGTTTCTACACCACCGAGCAGGGCCAGAGCACGCCGCTCCACTTGTTCATCGCGTTCGACAAGTCGAGCAGCATGTCCGGATTTCAGTGGGACGCGGCCAAGGCGGGCCTGATTGCCTTCGTCAAAGATCCAACGTCTGCGGGTGTGGACGTCGGGCTCAAATTCTTTCCGCGCAAACCCGACAGCGTCGAGGTCTGCAGTCAGCAGGCTTACATGGCGCCGGACGCGCCGTTCGGCTTGCTGCCGGGCAACGCCACGGCCATCGAAGCTGCGATCACCAGCGAGGTGCCCAACGGACTGAGCACGCCGACCTATCCGGCGCTTGGCGGTGCCATCCTGAAGAGCATCGAGCTCGCGCAGAACAACCCGGGTCACACGGCGGCGGTCTTGCTCGTCACCGACGGGCTGCCCGCGGGGCCGGCGGCGAGCTGTCAGGGCGTCGATCCAACGAGCACCCAGGAAATCAGCAACCTGGCGGCGAAAGGCGCGACTTTCTCGTCCCCCGTGTTGACCTACGTGATCGGCTTGCCGGGTGTGGACCAGACCTTTGCCAACGCGGTTGCCCTCGCCGGCGGCAGCACCAGCGCCATCTTGGTCTCGAACACCAACGTGCAGAAGGAGTTCCAGGACGCCCTCGCGAAGGTGCGCGGCCAAGCGTTGCCGTGTGAGTACGAGGTGCCGGAGAAGGTCCAGAAGGGTGAGATCGCGTACAACAAGGTCAACGCCGTCTTCACCCACGGCAGTGGCAGCGCGGAAAAATTGCTGCAGACCGCTGACTGCGCCAAGGGCGGCGGCTGGTACTACAGCAGCACGACGCCGAAGAAGATCATCCTCTGCCCGACCGTGTGTGCTCAGGCCAAGGCGGACTACCTGGCGAAGATCGAGATCCAGCTCGGGTGTCAGACGGACATCGTGAAGTGA
- a CDS encoding S8 family serine peptidase, translating to MRRSLRLAVPVALAGLAALSCTEVDSPEPAASRSAALSETESAYYVVLAGPPAIARIPSSMDPRSPSADALVRARLAELETQHAVLTPAIEAHGARVIAELSRLANVIQVLGTERQLARIKPLPGVLRVERVPLMYPALASLIPVVGAPEVWAKSTPFTGDGITIGIIDTGIDYTHADFGGPGTVAAYAANNSTVIEPGSFPTTRVVGGWDFVGDDYNPSANVNTPAPDADPLDCTKPENTFVSGGHGSHVSGIAAGNGVTQAGAAYLGPYNISFNPVAYRVAPGVAPTAKLWALKVFGCDGSTTMLASALERAADPNQDGSFADRLDVVNASLGTSYALGSPTNGEIAANLTKAGTLIVAAAGNEGQTFFTAGAPGTIPEVLSVAASADNEFLALSVTTASSGAAKYAAAEGGFSTRLVDSGPVSGELVASQPSNGCSKFSNAAAVAGKMVLIDRGTCSFINKFTNALAAGAKAVVIVDDTDDALPFAMGGGDPGSIAIPGVMIRLVDGQVVKQLMASSTVTAGLDPTDKYTGVGAELLAGFSSRGPSAIDGRLKPEIAAPGFSVDSARVGSGTEPRRSQGTSQASPVVAGAAALVRQAMPSYSPLEVKAALINSTEPLVDLSGQRYPTSVVGSGRLAVERAVAQRITAGHDPGAGEVGVSFGPVVSDVPTTVERSVTLTNHDTAQATLDAKIEPTHELPGLVVKVEPTQVVMPAGQTATVKLVLTLDPVTLGSPGPDPGTAPIQSQQARQYLNEASGNVRFSHTSGGAEDVVVPYHGSVRAAAKRSAKFQPQCDGEAASKVEISLDGTSAHPNPVVTAFQLGILDDEHPDSASDPTAAMTDLRAIGAASDLATAASFDEARVFFAVAVSGTWTTPAHGALSVVTIEVDSDQDGSADFEIRAEARNNLQSFRDALTSATYAKGSEQRINRLPLNLVYVDGAETHPFNNSVVVFTALLSDLGLTAENPAFSYFGSTEDPVKLLEGEQTGWASFNPNQPLIDTTKYAKDGLPLFIGPGPIEVDVSAEARAGQQPLDLLLLHHTNVAGARYEVVSLNQKLPGNLTLTAVADASVIGGETTNMTFTVSNPGAEPAPDVKLSGTLANGSALSASPSQGSCAAGDKLSCDLGVLAAGATATVTLSATADADQPAVSVSADVASSLPCESSLGDNSAKASVTIGKVPTKPTVRLRPAGGCDCRVGAPTRSAPLGLLGLALLGLLFARRSVTRDTP from the coding sequence ATCGCCGAGCTGTCGCGACTCGCCAACGTGATCCAGGTGCTCGGCACCGAGCGCCAGCTCGCGCGCATCAAACCCCTGCCCGGCGTGCTGCGGGTCGAGCGGGTGCCCCTGATGTACCCCGCGCTCGCATCGCTGATTCCGGTGGTGGGTGCGCCCGAGGTGTGGGCGAAGAGCACACCGTTCACCGGCGACGGCATCACCATCGGCATCATCGACACGGGCATCGACTACACCCACGCCGACTTTGGCGGGCCGGGCACCGTCGCTGCTTACGCAGCGAACAACTCGACCGTGATCGAGCCGGGCAGCTTCCCGACGACACGGGTGGTCGGCGGCTGGGATTTCGTCGGCGACGACTACAACCCGAGCGCGAACGTCAACACGCCGGCGCCCGACGCGGATCCGCTCGACTGCACGAAACCGGAGAACACGTTCGTCTCCGGCGGCCACGGCTCCCACGTGAGCGGCATCGCCGCAGGAAATGGCGTGACCCAGGCGGGAGCGGCCTACCTGGGCCCGTACAACATCAGCTTCAATCCCGTCGCCTATCGAGTAGCCCCAGGGGTAGCACCAACGGCAAAGCTGTGGGCGCTCAAGGTGTTCGGTTGCGACGGTTCGACCACGATGCTCGCCTCGGCCCTTGAGCGCGCGGCGGATCCCAACCAGGATGGCAGCTTCGCCGATCGCCTCGATGTGGTGAACGCCTCGCTCGGTACCAGCTACGCCCTCGGCTCTCCCACCAATGGCGAGATCGCCGCTAACCTGACCAAGGCGGGCACGCTGATCGTGGCCGCCGCGGGCAACGAGGGGCAGACGTTCTTCACGGCGGGTGCCCCCGGCACGATCCCGGAGGTGTTGAGCGTCGCGGCCAGCGCCGACAACGAGTTCCTCGCGCTCAGCGTGACCACGGCCTCCTCGGGCGCCGCCAAGTACGCCGCCGCAGAGGGCGGTTTCAGCACACGCCTCGTCGACTCGGGGCCGGTCAGCGGAGAGCTCGTGGCAAGCCAGCCGAGCAACGGCTGCAGTAAATTCTCCAACGCCGCAGCGGTCGCCGGAAAGATGGTGCTCATCGATCGCGGCACCTGCTCCTTCATCAACAAGTTCACCAATGCCTTGGCGGCAGGGGCGAAGGCGGTCGTCATCGTGGACGATACCGACGACGCGCTACCGTTTGCGATGGGCGGCGGCGACCCCGGCTCCATCGCGATCCCCGGAGTGATGATCCGACTGGTGGATGGTCAGGTCGTGAAACAGCTCATGGCCTCGAGCACCGTCACCGCAGGCCTCGACCCGACTGACAAGTACACCGGTGTGGGTGCCGAGTTGCTCGCGGGCTTCAGCTCGCGCGGGCCCAGCGCAATCGACGGGCGCTTGAAGCCGGAAATCGCGGCGCCCGGCTTCTCGGTGGACTCCGCCCGGGTTGGCTCCGGCACCGAGCCCCGGCGTTCCCAGGGCACCAGCCAAGCGTCACCTGTCGTGGCAGGAGCGGCGGCCCTCGTGCGCCAGGCCATGCCGTCGTACTCCCCCCTCGAGGTCAAGGCAGCGCTGATCAACAGCACCGAGCCACTCGTCGATCTCAGCGGCCAGCGTTATCCCACGTCGGTGGTTGGCAGCGGACGACTCGCGGTGGAGCGCGCCGTCGCCCAGCGCATCACCGCCGGACACGACCCCGGCGCGGGTGAGGTCGGCGTCTCGTTCGGGCCGGTCGTGAGCGACGTACCGACCACGGTCGAGCGCAGCGTGACCTTGACCAATCACGACACGGCCCAGGCCACGCTCGACGCGAAGATCGAACCGACCCACGAGCTTCCGGGGCTGGTGGTGAAGGTCGAGCCAACCCAGGTCGTCATGCCCGCCGGCCAGACCGCCACGGTGAAGCTGGTGCTCACGCTCGACCCCGTAACCCTCGGCAGTCCCGGCCCCGATCCGGGCACCGCCCCGATCCAGAGCCAGCAGGCCCGTCAATACTTGAACGAGGCCAGCGGCAACGTGCGCTTCTCCCACACCAGCGGCGGGGCGGAGGACGTCGTCGTGCCGTATCACGGCAGCGTGCGCGCGGCGGCCAAACGCAGCGCCAAGTTCCAGCCGCAGTGCGACGGTGAGGCCGCCTCCAAGGTCGAGATTTCGCTCGACGGCACCTCGGCGCATCCGAACCCGGTGGTCACCGCGTTCCAGCTCGGGATCCTCGACGACGAACACCCGGACTCTGCCAGCGACCCGACGGCCGCCATGACGGATCTGCGCGCCATCGGTGCGGCCAGCGATCTCGCCACGGCCGCTTCGTTCGACGAGGCGCGAGTGTTCTTTGCCGTCGCCGTCAGCGGGACCTGGACGACCCCGGCGCACGGCGCCCTCAGCGTCGTGACCATCGAGGTCGATTCGGATCAGGACGGCAGCGCCGACTTCGAGATCCGCGCCGAGGCGCGCAACAACCTCCAGTCCTTCCGGGATGCGCTCACCTCCGCGACCTATGCCAAGGGCAGCGAGCAACGTATCAATCGCCTGCCTCTGAATCTCGTGTACGTCGACGGCGCGGAGACCCACCCCTTCAACAACTCGGTGGTGGTGTTCACCGCACTGCTCTCGGATCTGGGGCTGACCGCGGAGAACCCCGCGTTCTCCTACTTCGGCAGCACCGAAGATCCGGTGAAGCTGCTCGAGGGTGAACAGACGGGCTGGGCCAGCTTCAATCCGAACCAACCGCTGATCGACACCACGAAGTACGCCAAGGACGGCCTCCCGCTGTTCATCGGCCCCGGCCCCATCGAGGTCGACGTGTCGGCAGAGGCGCGGGCCGGCCAGCAACCGCTCGACCTGCTGCTCTTGCACCACACCAACGTCGCCGGTGCCCGCTACGAGGTCGTGAGCCTCAACCAGAAACTCCCGGGCAACCTGACGCTGACCGCCGTTGCGGATGCCAGCGTCATCGGCGGCGAGACGACGAACATGACGTTCACCGTCTCGAACCCGGGCGCCGAGCCTGCGCCGGACGTGAAGCTGAGCGGCACGCTCGCCAACGGGAGCGCGCTGTCGGCTTCACCGAGTCAGGGCTCTTGCGCAGCGGGGGACAAACTCAGCTGCGACCTGGGCGTGCTCGCGGCGGGCGCCACCGCGACGGTCACGTTGTCGGCGACGGCTGACGCGGATCAGCCTGCCGTCAGCGTCAGCGCCGACGTGGCGAGCAGCCTGCCCTGTGAGAGCAGCCTCGGCGACAACTCGGCCAAAGCCAGCGTGACGATCGGCAAGGTTCCCACCAAGCCGACCGTCCGTCTTCGGCCTGCGGGCGGCTGTGACTGCCGGGTGGGCGCACCAACTCGAAGTGCTCCGCTCGGTCTGCTCGGGCTCGCCCTCCTGGGACTGCTCTTCGCACGCCGCTCGGTAACTAGGGACACGCCCTAG